The Imtechella halotolerans DNA window ACATATCCATTTTGCTCCTGAAAGGTTACTTAAATTATGTTTGCCAAATATTTCAACAGGCATATCTCCTTCTGGAGTAATTAAAAGTGTCTGTCCATTTTCAATATAATACTCTGCAGTTTTATATGGTAATTTTCGAATAGGATTTTCAGATGCCTCTACTACCGATACAACTTCTAGATCCTCCTCGTTATATACCATTATACCACCATTAATAATACTATCTGTAAAGATGCTAAACTGCTCTACATAATTTTCATACGTTGGAAAAACATTTATATGATCCCAGGCAATTCCGCTTAGTAACGCTATATTAGGGCGATATAAATGAAATTTAGGTCTCATGTCAATAGCAGAAGATAAATATTCATCTCCCTCAAGAACAATAAAATCATTATAATCTGTGAGATGAACCATAGTATCAAACCCATCCAATTGCGCTCCAACCATATAATCAACCTCAATTCCATGATAATTTAATACATGGAGAATCATCGAAGTTATGGTGGTTTTTCCATGACTTCCTCCAATTACAACTCGAGTCTTATTTTTTGATTGTTCAAACAAAAATTCTGGATATGAATATATTTTCACCCCTAGTTCTTGTGCACGCTTAAGCTCTGGATTATCAACTTTGGCATGCATGCCTAAAACAATAGCATCGAGAGACTCTGTAATCTTTTCAGGAAACCACCCGAAATTTTCAGGCAATAGTCCTTGTGCCTTTAGTCGAGAGTACGAAGGTTCAAAAATGGCATCATCACTTCCCGATATTTGGTATCCTTTATAATGTAGGGCTAATGCTAAATTATGCATGGCAGCACCTCCAATAGCAATAAAATGTATACGCATGAGTATTGATTATTATTTTTCAAAGGCAGCTTTTAACTGTGCAGCCTTCTCTGGTTCTTTTAAATGCTGTTGATATAGTTGATAGAGCTTTTGAAAGGTAGTTTTGGAATTTCCAGTGAGGTGAGCCTTCACATAATATTCCTCAGCCTTTTTATATCGTTTTTGATATACTTCAATCAAGCCAAATGCTAATAAACCGTCTATTTTGGATAAATTCATCAATTCCTGAGCATACAACCTTGCCTTACGTTCACTTCCTCCAACGATTCCGGGAAGCTCCATATACAACTGTACTAAAGCCCAACGACAATCAATATGACCTTCATCCAACTGGGCAGCTTTTAAAAAAGCATCCTCCACCTCTCCAATCATTCCCAGCGCTTTCCATTTTGAAGTTATTTTTGCTTTCATCCCAAGAACACCGCCATACTTATAGTGATAGTCTGCATTATTAGGAACACTCGCTTTCAATCTCCCATAATAGTCAATTGCCACATCCCAATTTTTTTGATGTCCAGCTATGTCTCCTAAATACTCAATAGTCTTTAGGTCGTTGGGATATTTCTTTAAATGATTTTGAAATTTCATTTTAGCAGCATCCCACTTCTGGTTATTAAAGAGATGCACTCCCAATTCGAAATCATTGAAAAGTGTTGCTAAAAAAAATAATGTTAGCAGTATTGATTTAGGAAAGACCATTGTTTGATTTTGCTACCCAAAAATACATATTTACACTTTAAAAAGCATCCATTAAAACACCATTTGATGCCATCCTATATTAAAATAGCGCCTAAGGCGCTATTTATTAATTATATTTTTGGATTCAACATTAACCACAATCTATCTTTCAGCTCTTGAATACCCTGCTGAGCTACGGAGGAAATAAAAAGATAAGGTGTTTTTCCAAAATACATATCCAATTCCCGTTTCATCAATTCTTTCAATTCTCCATCAAGCATATCGCTCTTGGAGATTGCTACAAGACGCTCCTTATCTAATAATTCTGGATTATACTTTTGTAACTCATTCAATAGTATTTCATATTCTTCAGAAATATCTTTGCTGTCAGCAGGAATTAAAAACAAAAGTGTCGAATTACGCTCTATATGTCTTAAAAAATAATGTCCCAATCCCTTTCCTTCTGCAGCTCCTTCAATAATTCCAGGAATATCAGCAATAACAAACGATTTAAAATCTCTGTACTGAACAATACCCAGATTAGGTTTTAATGTCGTAAATGGATAATCTGCTATTTTAGGTTTCGCTGAGGTAATAACTGATAGTAAAGTTGATTTTCCCGCATTAGGAAATCCTACCAATCCTACATCAGCCAGAAGTTTTAATTCAAGCAGTAGTTCTCTTTCCTCTCCTTGGATACCTGGTTGAGCATACCTAGGAGTCTGATTAGTTGCTGTACGAAAGTGCCAGTTCCCTAACCCGCCTTTTCCACCTTGTGCAACAATACGCTCTTCACCGTGTGTTGTAATCTCAAAAAGAACCTGATCTGTCTCAAAATCCTTAACAACAGTCCCTAACGGCACCTCTAAGAAAACATCTGCACCATCTGCACCCGTACTGCGACTGCTACCACCATGTTCGCCATGACCTGCCTTGAAATGACGCTGATATTTAAAATGTATCAATGTCCAAAGGTTTTCATTACCACGCAAAATAATATGACCCCCTCTTCCTCCATCACCACCGTCAGGCCCTCCTTTTTCCACAAACTTTTCTCTATGTAAATGTGAAGAACCTTTACCTCCGTTACCAGAAGCAACCAATACCTTTACGTAATCTGTAAAATTTCCTTCGGTCATGTTATAATAATATAAATCTTTGCCTAAGCCTTATTAACCGTTAACCGTTTCAAGGGAATCAATAACATTGGACAAACGTTGAGTAATCTCCTCAATAGACCCAATTCCATTAACACTAATAAACTTTCCTTGTTCAGTATAAAAATCAATCAACGGCGAAGTTTTTTGGTTATACTCTTCAAATCGATTTCTAATTTTCTCTTCATCCTGATCATCAGTACGCCCGCTAACCTTACCGCGTTCCAAAAGTCGCTGTATAAGCTCCTCATCATCAGCCTCTAACGCAATTGTAGCATCAATTTTCATTTCTTTAGACTCTAAAAAGGAATCCAAAGCTTCAGCTTGAGCCGTCGTCCGAGGAAATCCATCAAAAATAAACCCCTTGGCATCGACGTTTTTATCAACTTCCTCTTGCAGCATATTTATGGTTACTTCATCAGGAACTAATTCGCCTCTATCCATATAAGACTTCGCTAAAGTTCCTAGGGCAGTTTCATTTTTTATGTTGTAACGAAATACATCTCCGGTAGAAATATGCACCAACTGGTATTTTTCTTTTAAAAATTCAGCCTGGGTACCTTTCCCTGCACCAGGTTTTCCGAAGAGAACTAAATTAATCATGTTGTTTTGTTTTAATTGGTAAACTTCCGGCAAATTTCTTCCATATTCATCATAATCCAAGCCATAACCCAGAATAAATTTATTAGGAATAGAAAAGCCTATATAATCGAGAAAAATATCTTTTGTATACGCTTCAGGTTTGAAAAAAAGAGTAGCAATTTTCAATGATTTCACATCATGACTTTCAAGAATACGCTTTAGTTCAACCAAGGTATGACCTGTATCTACTATATCCTCCAACACTACCACGCTACGGCCTTTTAATTCATGGCTTATCCCTACCAACTCTTTAATTACTCCAGTAGTTGATGTACCTGAATAAGAAGCTAGCTTCACAAATGTGATCTCACAATCATTCGGAAACTTTTTTACAAAATCAGAAGCAAACATAAAAGCCCCATTGAGCACCGCAACAAAAATTGGCACTTCTCCATCTAAATCAGCACATACCTCCTTAACCAATCTATCTATCTGGCTATCAATTTCAGAGGCACCTATAAATGGGATGAAATATTTATCGTGGACACGAATCACTGTATTCAAAAAATTTAAAGACGCAAAGATACTATAATGATTCTTCATTTACGATTTTTTAAAGGAGCTTTTGAGAATTAAGCGTATTTTTGCGAGACTTTTGAAAGTATACTTTCTAAAAACAACGCAACACATGAATTATTTCTCATCTGATTTTACTCTTGGAATCCTCGGAGGAGGACAATTGGGCAAAATGCTACTTTATGAAACTCGTAAGTACGATATCCGTACCATCGTATTAGATCCTAGTGCAGATGCACCTTGCCGAATAGCATGCAATAATTTCGAACAGGGCAGTCTAATGGATTTTGACACAGTTTACAATTTCGGAAAAAAGGCAGATGTACTCACCTATGAAATTGAATTGGTTAATGTAAAAGCACTTGAACAATTAGAAAAGGAAGGCGTAAAAGTATTTCCCTCTTCCAAAACCCTACGTACTATTCAAAACAAAGCCACTCAAAAACTTTTTTATGTAGATCACGAAATTCCAACCGCACCCTTTACCAGGTTCGCCTACACTAGTGAAATACTACCTGCCATGGAACATGAAGCACTTTCTTTTCCATTTGTTTGGAAAAGCACCCAATTCGGGTATGATGGAATGGGCGTAAAAGTAATACGTAAAGCAGAAGATTTGAACGAACTTCCAAATGTCGAATGCATTGCTGAACATATGATACCATTTAAAAATGAGCTGGCTGTCATTGTGTCTAGAAATGTTTCAGGAGAAGTAAAAACATATCCAGTTGTTGAAATGGAATTTCATCCGGAAGCCAATCAAGTAGAGTACGTAATTTGCCCAGCACGCATTGATGAGAGTGTTGCACAAAAAGCTCAAGAAATTGCCCTTAAAGTTTCTAATGCAATCGAGCATGTTGGACTTCTCGCGGTTGAAATGTTTCAAACTGAAGATGACCACATTTTAGTAAATGAAGTAGCCCCAAGACCACATAACAGTGGACATTATAGTATTGAAGCAAGTTACACAAATCAATTTGAACAACACCTACGTGCTATTTTAGATTTACCACTTGGAAAGACAAATAGCAAACTAGCTGGAATTATGGTTAATTTAGTGGGAGCAGAAGGACATTTTTGGGATGTTGTTTACGAAAACATTGAAGACATAATGAAAATGGACGGAGTAACACCTCATATTTACGGAAAGAGAGAGACACGTCCATTTAGAAAAATGGGTCATGTAACCATTATACATGAAGAAGTTGCGGAAGCAAGAAAAATTGCCCAAAAAGTAAAGGAAACCATCAATGTGATAAGCAAAAACAACTAAACATACAATATGAGTAAAGTAGCTATAATTATGGGAAGCAAAAGCGACCTTCCTGTCATGCAGGAGGCCATAGATATTTTAAAAGGATTCGACATTGAGGTTGAAGTGGATATTGTTTCTGCTCATCGAACTCCTGAAAAATTATTTGATTTTAGCACAAATGCCCATAAAAGAGGTATTTCAGTGATTATAGCAGGAGCTGGCGGGGCTGCTCATCTTCCTGGAATGGTAGCATCAATGAGTCCACTACCTATAATCGGTGTACCTGTAAAAAGTAGCAACTCAATAGATGGATGGGATTCAGTCCTTTCCATTCTACAAATGCCCGGTGGAGTACCTGTAGCTACAGTAGCGCTAAACGGCGCAAAAAATGCCGGAATATTAGCTGCCCAAATTATTGGAAGTCATGACAAATGTGTTTTAGACAAAATCATAGTATACAAAGAAGGACTTAAACAAGCTGTAATAGAAAGCGCTAAAGGCCTATAATTTAATAAGCCCCTCCAGATGGAGGGGCTTATTTGACAGACATTAGTTTCGCAAAAGACTATGCTTGTTGGGAAACAATATATTTTGGAACTTCAGTTAACAAATTCAAGTAGTTCACATTAATTCCTTTTATTTTTGGCAAACGCTCTTTTTTAACCAAAAGCTCTATTACCTCTACTTTTTTAATTGCAATAACCTTGTCTTTTTGTTCAACAGTAATCGTCACATCAAAAGGAACAATTTTAGCTTCAACTCCTGTCTGAGAATAGCCTACCACTCCTATTAATAAAAAAACGAAACTTACTATTGTTCTCATTTTGTTGTATTTTTGAACGATTTACAAAGCGAATGTACAGCAGGATTTTACACCTCAAAACTTTTTTCGTGCAATCGTAATGTATCTCCGATAAACTGCAACTTTCTTACAAAAACATATAATTAAATGAATACCAATAAGCTAATTACCTTATTCAACACGCCATACAACTCGGCTCCATTTAACAACATAAATGCAGATGACTACATCCAATTAATCACTCAAGCTATCGATGAGACCCGTAAGGAGATAGACATCATTACTTCAAACCCTGAATTACCAACCTTCAAAAACACCATTGAAGCATTAGAATTTTCAGGAGAAATACTTGACAGACTAACCTCCATGTTTTTCAACCTTAATAACGCAGAAACAAATGAAACGGTTCAGAAGCAAGCACAGACAATTTCTCCCATGCTTTCTGAATTCGGAAACGACATCCGCCTCAATAAACACCTATTTGAAAGAGTTAAACTAGTTTATGATCAACGTAACTCACTTAATCTTTCTGCAGAACAAAGTACCTTATTGGAAAAAAAGTATAAAAGTTTTGCCCGCAATGGAGCTAATCTTCCTGATAACAAAAAGCAAGATCTCCGAAATATTGATAAAGAATTAGCAACATTGTCCCTTAAATTCGGCGAAAATGTTCTTGCAGAAACACAAGCGTTCCAATTACACATAATCAACCAAGATGATTTAAAAGGACTTCCTGAAGGAACAATTGAAGCAGCCAAAAATTTAGCAGAGAGCACCCAAAAAGAGGGATGGATATTTACTTTAGATTATCCAAGTTATATCCCTTTTATGACCTACGCTGAAAATCGCGAGCTGAGAAATCAACTCCACAAAGCCTTTGGAAGTAAAGCCTTTCAAAAAGAAACATATGACAATCAGGCTATTGTTCTTCGCATTGCTCAATTAAGGCATAATCGTGCATTACTACTAGGTTACAAGTCTCATGCTCATTTTGTTCTAGAGGAACGAATGGCAGAAACACCTGAAAAAGTAAACCAATTCCTTAATGAGTTATTAGAAAAAGCTTTTGGAGCAGCTCAACGAGAATTCAATGAGTTACAAGATTACGCCAAACAAATTGATGGAATAGATTCTCTACAAAAATGGGATAGCGCTTATTACACAGAGAAACTGAAACAACAGCGATTTGAATTAGACGACGAATTACTTAAACCATACTTCAAACTTGAAAATGTAATTCACGGTGTATTTACAGTTGCTAAAAAATTATTTGGCCTTCATTTTGAAGAAATAAAGAACATTCCAACATATAATAAAGAAGTACAAACCTTTCGTGTGTTAGACGAAAACGGTAATTATTTAGCTTTATTTTACACTGACTTTCATCCTAGGCCAGGAAAAAGAAATGGTGCTTGGATGACTTCCTATAAAAATCAATATATTAAAAATAATGAGAATTCCAGACCCCATATTTCCATTGTGTGCAATTTTACGCGACCTACACCAACTAAGCCATCCTTACTTACTTTCAATGAAGTAACAACCCTTTTCCATGAGTTTGGCCATGCTCTCCACGGCATTCTTGCTAACACAACCTATCCTAGTCTTAGCGGCACAAGTGTATATTGGGATTTTGTAGAGCTTCCTAGTCAGATTATGGAGAATTGGTGCTATGAAAAAGAAACTTTAGAGTTATTTGCTTTTCATTATCAAACAGGAGAAATAATTCCAATGGAGTATATTACAAAGATTAAAGAATCAGCAGCCTTTATGCAAGGTCTTCAAACATTAAGGCAACTAGGTTTTGGACTACTTGATATGAGTTGGCACGGGCAAGATCCAAGCGCCATAACTAATGTCAAAAACCACGAAGAAATTGCAATGGCTGCAACAAACCTCTTTCCAGAATCTCCAGAGACTTGTATGAGCACCTCTTTTTCTCATATTTTCCAAGGAGGATATTCATCAGGATACTACAGTTATAAATGGGCAGAAGTACTCGACGCAGATGCTTATGAATATTTTAAAGAAAATGGCATTTTTAATCGCAACGTAGCAGATAAATTTAAATCTTCCATTTTATCAAAAGGAGGCACCGAGAATCCAATGGAACTTTATATACAATTTCGAGGAAAAAAGCCTACGCCAGAGGCATTACTTAAAAGAGCAGGTCTCCTTGTGTAATAAATTAAAAATCGCCTATAATATAGGCGATTTTTTTAATCTCTTACAAGAGGTAGCCCAGCTTCCTTCCAGCGCTCAACTCCACCATCCAAATTGATGATCTTTTTGAATCCTAACGAATCTAATATAGCTGCTGCTTTGGCACTTTTATTTCCTGTCCTGCAATACAAGTACATCGGAGTAGTCTTTTTAAAATCTACAAACATTAACGCAAAACCTGAATAGGTAAAATCTATATTGTTTGAACGTTTTAAATGACCTTCCTCATACTCTTGAGCCGTTCGTAAATCAATCAAAGGATATTTTCTTCCCTTCGACATCTTATACTCCGTGATTGATATCGTTTTTACATTTGACTGCGAATACAATACACCTGTAATTAGCAAAAAAATCACCAATAACCATTCATTATTTTTCATGCTAAAAAAATTTAATACCCTTAATTTCATTAATACAACACCAAATTTTAATAAAGATGCTAATTATCTTTTTAATAACTGGAACATATCTAAAATAAAAATACTCATAACCCATAAAATAGGGATACTTTCTACCCAAAAACTACAATAATATTTTGTTTGACGAACCTCCGATTTCAAAATTGCTAACCCTACGGCACTTACAACTAATCCATTCATATACCATTCAAAATCAACCCCTCTAAAAACTGTCAGTACAAAAAAGAGTATTAAAATACTATACCCTATATACTTTGTTCCCTTAACACCATATCGCTGAGGCAAAGTGTCTAGTCTAGGATCATCATATTTTACATCACGTATTTCAAAAGGAATCATAAGCGCCAGAACCAATAAGATTCGTTGCAAAAAGAGTACCCATACAGAACCTGTTAACTCTAAGTTGGCATTTACTAATGGTAATAAAACAGTTAAAATAGCCCAGCATAACGCAACTATAATAGTTTTACAACTCCTAAGCGACCGAAAATTACGCTTTCCTGGCAATAAAGGCAATGCATATAAACAGGTTAATAAAGAAGCTACTAACAAAAGAATTTTTCCGGAAGTATTAATCTGAACAAAATAATACCCAAACAAAATAAGGCATACAAGGCTAAATAGTTGCACACCCCTTAAATATGAATTAGGCATATAAAAATACTTCCTTGCGATCGTGGCATATTTTACAAAATTGTAGCTAACAATTGTTCCATAAAATACGGAACATCCCACTGCTTGATTAAACGAAATTCCGTACTTCATGAATGTCAAATACACCAATGCGCCAACTGCCAAAGCAACATGAACACTTGCATCTATGTAAAAATCAAACCATTTTTGCACCCATCGCATATCACAAAAATAATGTATTTTTCACGGTATCCAATAGTTAAACTACACCTCTAATATTCAATCCAATATACCTGTAAACCTGATGGTCCTCAACCTCAACATTAGCTGTCATTTATTGAACATTTTTAACGTCTCCATTAACACGAAATACACATCCTAATCGTTAGAAATAATATTTTTAATACGTACTTTTGCAGTCTTAAACACAACTTATCACTCAATCTCGATAACGAATGAAAACAGATTCTTTTGCATTGCGCCATATAGGTCCCAATGAGACGGACTTAGCACAAATGCTTCAAACCGTAGGAGTAGAAAATCTTGACCAACTTATCTACCAAACCATCCCAGATGATATTCGCTTAAAACAACCTCTCAACCTTCCTGAAGCACTTAGCGAAAATGAATTTTTAAATCATATTCAACAACTTTCTCAAAAAAATAAGATATTCAAAACCTATATTGGGCTAGGCTATCATGAGACTATCACTCCTTCCGTTATCAAAAGAAACATTTTTGAAAACCCAGGGTGGTATACCGCCTACACTCCCTATCAGGCTGAAATTGCTCAAGGACGTTTAGAAGCACTTCTAAACTTTCAAACCATGGTTACTGACCTTACAGGAATGGAACTTGCAAACGCATCGCTTTTAGATGAAAGTACAGCAGCTGCAGAAGCAATGACGATGCTCTACGAACTAAGAAATCGTGACCAGAAAAAAAACAATGTAACTAAGTTTTTTGTTTCAGAAGAAGTATTACCACAAACGATATCTTTACTTTATACCCGAGCTATACCTCTAGGCATAGAATTAGTTATTGGCAATCATCAATCCTTCGACTTCTCTACTGACTTTTATGGTGCCTTAATTCAATATCCGGGAAAATATGGTCAAGTTTATGATTACGCATCCTTTACTGCCAAAGCCAAAAACAATGAAATAAAAGTTGCAGTTGCTGCTGATATATTAAGTTTGGTATTACTAGAAGCTCCTGGTAAATGGGGAGCTGATGTTGTAGTAGGAACAACTCAACGGTTCGGAATCCCTTTGGGCTACGGGGGCCCTCACGCTGCATTTTTTGCAACCAAGGACGAATACAAGCGTAATATCCCTGGACGTATTATTGGGGTCACCAGAGATACTGACAGTAATAGAGCACTTCGTATGGCCTTACAAACCCGCGAACAACACATTAAAAGAGACAAGGCTACTTCTAACATTTGTACGGCTCAAGTTTTACTTGCGGTTATGGCTGGAATGTATGCAGTATTCCATGGTCCTAAAGGACTTACATACATTGCACAAAAAGTACATCACAGTGCCACAACACTTGCGGCCCAACTAAACCGATTAGGTTACCAACAAACAAACGCTCAGTACTTTGATACCATTGTAGTAAAAGCAGAAAAACACATCATTAAACCAATTGCAGAAGCCAACGGTGTTAACTTCCTCTATATTGATGAAAACACTATTAGTATTGCAGTAAATGAAGCCACATCACTCACAGACATCAATACAGTTTTACGCATATTCGCTGAAGCTGGAGGAAGAATCGCACTTACCACATCTTCATTACTCCAGGAGAGTCCTTTAAGTGAGGAAGTAAAAAGAAAAAGCGAATTTTTAACACTCCCTGTATTCAATTCGTACCATTCAGAAACTGAATTGATGCGTTACATTAAAAAATTAGAGCGTAAGGATCTTTCATTAAACCACTCCATGATTTCTCTTGGATCTTGTACAATGAAACTGAATGCTGCTTCTGAGATGCTTCCGCTAAGTCAAGCAAATTGGTCTAACATACATCCATTTGTTCCTTTAGAACAAGCCCAAGGATATCAAGAAATGTTGAAGTCACTAGAAAACCAGCTCAACATTATTACCGGATTTGCAGGAACTTCACTTCAACCCAATTCAGGGGCCCAAGGGGAATATGCAGGATTAATGGTAATTCGTGCCTATCATGAATCTCGAGGAGAAGGTCACCGTCATATTTGTTTAATTCCTTCTTCAGCCCATGGAACCAATCCTGCCTCAGCTGTAATGGCAGGCATGAAGGTTGTAGTCACCAAAACTGACGAACGAGGTAATATTGATGTAGAAGACCTAAGGGAAAAGGCAATCAAATACAAAGATGAGCTTTCGTCATTAATGGTAACCTACCCTTCTACTCATGGAGTATTTGAATCTTCAATTCGTGAAATCACTCAGATCATTCATGAAAATGGAGGTCAAGTTTATATGGATGGTGCCAATATGAACGCACAAGTTGGTCTAACAAATCCTGCCACAATTGGGGCAGACGTATGCCACTTAAATTTACATAAAACATTTGCCATACCTCATGGTGGAGGCGGTCCTGGAGTTGGCCCAATTTGTGTAGCCTCACACCTAGTACCATTCCTACCCTCTAACCCAGTAATTGCCACTGGAGGCGCTGAGGCCATTACAGCCATATCAGCTGCTCCATGGGGAAGTGCAATGGTATGTCTTATTTCATATGCCTATATCACAATGTTAGGCTCTGAAGGTCTTACCAACGCAACTAAATATGCCATCCTTAATGCGAATTACTTAAAATCTAAACTTGAAGAACATTTCTCTGTACTTTACACGGGAGAATGCGGTAGAGCAGCTCACGAAATGATTTTGGATTGTAGACCATTTAAGAAAAATGGAATTGAAGTGACCGACATTGCCAAACGTTTGATGGATTACGGATTCCACGCTCCTACAGTATCATTTCCTGTTGCTGGGACATTGATGGTTGAACCGACAGAAAGCGAAAGTAAAGCCGAATTAGACCGTTTTATAGAAGCCATGGTATCTATCCGAAAGGAAATAGAAGAAGCGGATTTGGATGATACAAACAATGTTCTTAAAAACGCACCGCACACCCTTAACATGGTCACTTCAGACAGTTGGACATTTCCATATAGCCGCGAAAAGGCGGCATACCCACTTTCTCACATAGCTGAAAATAAGTTTTGGCCTACTGTAAGAAGAGTAGACGAAGCCTTTGGGGATCGTAATTTAATTTGCACTTGCGCACCTATAGAGGCCTATATGGAAGCATAAAAACAGAATATAAATAATTATAAAACAACGCCTTGCACAAATATCTCAATGCAGGGCGTTTTTATTTATACTTCACAAAATAATGTTTGGACATCGTAGCAATTTTCCATTCCTTCACATCACAAAAAAAGGTAGTCGTACCTTTATTTCATCCTAAACAACAACAAATGAATATTAAAATAACAGGAACCGGATGCTATATTCCTTCCGAAATTGAAACTAATAATAATTTTTCAAACCATAAATTTTTACATACTGACGGATCTCTCTTTGAAAGCTCAAATGAAATAATTATTGAGAAATTTAAAGCTATAACTGGGATTGAAGAACGTCGTTATGCTGAAAAGGAACACAAGGCTTCAGATCTAGCGTTCTTTGCAGCAGAAAAAGCAATAAAAGATGCCAAAATTGCTCCTGAAACATTAGATTACATTATAGTAGCGCATAATTTTGGAGATGTAAAACATGGAACATTACAAGGAGATAGTGTACCTAGCCTCGCTAGTAGGGTAAAGCATTCGTTAGGAATAAAAAACCCAAAATGTGTTGCTTATGACTTACTTTTTGGATGCCCTGGCTGGGTTGAAGGTGTCATTCAGGCTCAAGCATACATCAAAGCAGGGATGGCTAAAAAATGCTTAGTAATCGGAGCAGAAACATTGTCACGAGTAATAGATCCACATGACCGTGACAGTATGATATATTCTGATGGTGCTGGTGCCGCTATTATAGAAGCCACCGATAGACCAGGTGGTATTATTGCTCATGAATCCGCTTCATTCACCGAAGAGGAAGCCTATTTTATTTTCTTTGGAGAGTCTTACAATCAAGCACTGGAAAAAGATCATCGCTATATTAAAATGCACGGGCGAAAAATATATGAATTTGCTTGTGTGCAAGTACCATTAGCCATGAAATCATGCCTAGACAAAAGTGGAATAACCATAGATCAAGTCAAAAAGATATTCATCCATCAAGCTAATGAAAAAATGGATGAGGCAATTGTTAAAC harbors:
- a CDS encoding rhodanese-like domain-containing protein, which codes for MKNNEWLLVIFLLITGVLYSQSNVKTISITEYKMSKGRKYPLIDLRTAQEYEEGHLKRSNNIDFTYSGFALMFVDFKKTTPMYLYCRTGNKSAKAAAILDSLGFKKIINLDGGVERWKEAGLPLVRD
- the gcvP gene encoding aminomethyl-transferring glycine dehydrogenase — encoded protein: MKTDSFALRHIGPNETDLAQMLQTVGVENLDQLIYQTIPDDIRLKQPLNLPEALSENEFLNHIQQLSQKNKIFKTYIGLGYHETITPSVIKRNIFENPGWYTAYTPYQAEIAQGRLEALLNFQTMVTDLTGMELANASLLDESTAAAEAMTMLYELRNRDQKKNNVTKFFVSEEVLPQTISLLYTRAIPLGIELVIGNHQSFDFSTDFYGALIQYPGKYGQVYDYASFTAKAKNNEIKVAVAADILSLVLLEAPGKWGADVVVGTTQRFGIPLGYGGPHAAFFATKDEYKRNIPGRIIGVTRDTDSNRALRMALQTREQHIKRDKATSNICTAQVLLAVMAGMYAVFHGPKGLTYIAQKVHHSATTLAAQLNRLGYQQTNAQYFDTIVVKAEKHIIKPIAEANGVNFLYIDENTISIAVNEATSLTDINTVLRIFAEAGGRIALTTSSLLQESPLSEEVKRKSEFLTLPVFNSYHSETELMRYIKKLERKDLSLNHSMISLGSCTMKLNAASEMLPLSQANWSNIHPFVPLEQAQGYQEMLKSLENQLNIITGFAGTSLQPNSGAQGEYAGLMVIRAYHESRGEGHRHICLIPSSAHGTNPASAVMAGMKVVVTKTDERGNIDVEDLREKAIKYKDELSSLMVTYPSTHGVFESSIREITQIIHENGGQVYMDGANMNAQVGLTNPATIGADVCHLNLHKTFAIPHGGGGPGVGPICVASHLVPFLPSNPVIATGGAEAITAISAAPWGSAMVCLISYAYITMLGSEGLTNATKYAILNANYLKSKLEEHFSVLYTGECGRAAHEMILDCRPFKKNGIEVTDIAKRLMDYGFHAPTVSFPVAGTLMVEPTESESKAELDRFIEAMVSIRKEIEEADLDDTNNVLKNAPHTLNMVTSDSWTFPYSREKAAYPLSHIAENKFWPTVRRVDEAFGDRNLICTCAPIEAYMEA
- a CDS encoding 3-oxoacyl-ACP synthase III family protein, whose translation is MNIKITGTGCYIPSEIETNNNFSNHKFLHTDGSLFESSNEIIIEKFKAITGIEERRYAEKEHKASDLAFFAAEKAIKDAKIAPETLDYIIVAHNFGDVKHGTLQGDSVPSLASRVKHSLGIKNPKCVAYDLLFGCPGWVEGVIQAQAYIKAGMAKKCLVIGAETLSRVIDPHDRDSMIYSDGAGAAIIEATDRPGGIIAHESASFTEEEAYFIFFGESYNQALEKDHRYIKMHGRKIYEFACVQVPLAMKSCLDKSGITIDQVKKIFIHQANEKMDEAIVKRFYKLYQRTAPANTMPMNIHFLGNSSVATIPTLYDMVKNKQIEDQSIEEGDIVLFASVGAGMNINAIVYQV
- a CDS encoding M3 family metallopeptidase is translated as MNTNKLITLFNTPYNSAPFNNINADDYIQLITQAIDETRKEIDIITSNPELPTFKNTIEALEFSGEILDRLTSMFFNLNNAETNETVQKQAQTISPMLSEFGNDIRLNKHLFERVKLVYDQRNSLNLSAEQSTLLEKKYKSFARNGANLPDNKKQDLRNIDKELATLSLKFGENVLAETQAFQLHIINQDDLKGLPEGTIEAAKNLAESTQKEGWIFTLDYPSYIPFMTYAENRELRNQLHKAFGSKAFQKETYDNQAIVLRIAQLRHNRALLLGYKSHAHFVLEERMAETPEKVNQFLNELLEKAFGAAQREFNELQDYAKQIDGIDSLQKWDSAYYTEKLKQQRFELDDELLKPYFKLENVIHGVFTVAKKLFGLHFEEIKNIPTYNKEVQTFRVLDENGNYLALFYTDFHPRPGKRNGAWMTSYKNQYIKNNENSRPHISIVCNFTRPTPTKPSLLTFNEVTTLFHEFGHALHGILANTTYPSLSGTSVYWDFVELPSQIMENWCYEKETLELFAFHYQTGEIIPMEYITKIKESAAFMQGLQTLRQLGFGLLDMSWHGQDPSAITNVKNHEEIAMAATNLFPESPETCMSTSFSHIFQGGYSSGYYSYKWAEVLDADAYEYFKENGIFNRNVADKFKSSILSKGGTENPMELYIQFRGKKPTPEALLKRAGLLV